One Gopherus evgoodei ecotype Sinaloan lineage chromosome 1, rGopEvg1_v1.p, whole genome shotgun sequence genomic window, cagcaaaccgcagggaaggagacctgcttgctcggggttccgggaccgagagagcaaaccgggaacgccgcggtttgctctctcggtcccggagccagccagcaaaccgcggggaaggagacctgcttgctcggggttccgggaccgagagagcaaaccgggaacgccgcggtttgctctctcggtcccggagccagccagcaaaccgcggggaaggagacctgcttgctcggggttccgggaccgagagagcaaaccgcggcgaagctggtttcctttcccggtttgctctctcggtcccggaaccccgagcaagcaggtctccttccctgcggtttgctggctggctccgggaccgagagagcaaaccgcggcgttcccggtttgctctctcggtcccggaaccccgagcaagcaggtctccttccccgcggtttgctggctggctccgggaccgagagagcaaaccgcggcgttcccggtttgctctctcggtcccggaaccccgagcaagcaggtctccttccccgcggtttgctggctggctccgggaccgagagagcaaaccgcggcgttcccggtttgctctctcggtcccggaaccccgagcaagcaggtctccttccccgcggtttgctggctggctccgggaccgagagagcaaaccgggaaaggaaaccagcttgattaccagaggcttcctccttccacggaggtcaagaaaagcgctggtgagtgtctacattgcattaccagcgctggatcaccagcgctggatcctctacacccgagacaaaacgggagtacggccagcgctgcaaacagggagttgcagcgctggtgatgccctgcagatgtggacactctcaaagttgcagcgctgtaactccctcaccagcgctgcaactttctgatgtagacaagcccacaggcTGCATGCACAGGCTTCATTCCTTGGCATCTCTGAGACCAAGAAGTGGGCCTGCAGTGAAGTGTAGTTTGTGTGAAGACCTGTCCTTCTAGGAATTGGACTGGAAATGAACTACCTTCAATCACACAGGCCACCAGATAGCCACTGGATGTTCATGAACTTCAAGCACTACTTCCCACTTGGCATTTCCCAGTCTGGCTTTGCAACAGCAGCATAATGAGACCCAAAGTGTTTGTAGGGAATGCAAGTTACATACCCATGAGAAAAAATAGCAGTGCCATCTAGAGGTAGCCTGTTGTAGCAACTGCAAGTGAGGTGGCATTTTGTCAGGATTTTGCATCTTTCACACCTATAAACAGATGTCAGACCAGCTTCCCCCCTCAAAATCGGTGGAgtcacaccagggatgaatttgacctgTTATGTTCTTCCAAATCTATCTTCCTCATACTGTTTTGGACACCTCTTTGCAAGAGTCTGTGGAGAGTCCAAACCACTCTCTAACCATCCTGTGTGCTGTTTAGTACCAGCTGGCTAGGAGGAATGCTCACATCCCTcttaccctccccacccccgcaacaGGAATTTGCCCTCTGGGCAGCAGCAATGTGTTTAATCATTCATAAGTCATCTGGGCTTGCTGTAAGGATGTACTTGCCCTGGGCAAACTGTCTGTCATTCTAGTTCCTGAACACTTTGAAGCCCCAACCAAACCACATGTTCTGGCTATATGCTAGAGATCCCTTGATATGTTCCTtttacagcagctgctgctgacatAAAAGCATTGCCCTGTAACAAGCAGCATGGACCATTTGCTGGCATTCCCCCTTTGGAATAGGTGTCTGCTCTCCTTGAGGCCACTGCTGATAGCTATAAGACCAGCTTTCCCATGCATAAATCTAAGTTTGGTAACTATGTACCCACCAGTTCAACTGCAGTCCTGACTCTGACCCTGTTTGAAATTCTTTGTCCTTTAAATATCAGCAGAATCCAGCTTCTTAGCATtaagggggagaggtgggcaTAATTACTCTGTCATTAATATACTATGAATTTACGTGGACAGATGCTGAAGCATGATAACTTGCCTGCATTCTGAGGGTTGAACTGATGGCTAACTaaaattgggaaggaatttttcctttttccccaGAGCCATGTTGATGGGAGCACAGGAATTCCTATAAAGCAATGAATGTGTTAGGATGAGGTGGGTATTCTATGCACTCTCTTCCCTGCTTCTGCAAGGAAAGCCAGGCCTTGGCCTCCCTGTTATTAAAAAATACCAAAATACTTGGCTGATATCTTCCATTCAAAATGTTGACATTACTCGAGTGTGTTCAGGGAGGTTCCAGCATAGGCTCCCtcactgcccagcccccctcctgTCTTAACTCAGCTTACCTCCTTCTCTAGCAGCAAAGATTAGGAGGTTTCATTCTTCCCCATCCATTCAACGTTATGAAGGCATCTTACCCAAAGTGAGGGCCAAAGAGCATCCAGCCAACTTTCAGCAGCACTGACAGGCTCTTCAGAGCTCTGTCAGATATCAAAGAAAGTAGCCATGATGCAGAAGCAGGGTGTGCATGGAAGCACCATCCCCAAACTTGATGCTGCTTGTGACCAGCTCTACCAGAGTGAGGTAGCCAGTACTCCTTTAAGTGTCACCAAATGCCATGAGCTGCTAGGGCAGTTTCCAAGCCCACAGCTTGATACTGACAGATAGGCCCTGATGGGGCTCTAGTCACTTGCTTCTGTTCAGGAGCTGTGTCAACATGTGAAGTAACACAGAACAACATACTATAGTTCTGTTTATTGTAatagagaaaaaaaacagaataaacCAAACACCACTTTCTGCCTAGAGACatcattattttaatgtaaaaatgcATCCCCTGTGTCCAGGCATTGTTCAGCAGCACTGAGGGGAACCTCAGAAATACAAGATAGAAAACAGGAGTTGCGGCAAAGGGGTTCTGCTCTCTTCCAAGAGAAAAGGTTCAGTTTCCCTGCCCCTTTGTTAGTCAACTCACTGGAAGTGCTTTACTTACATACATTTACATATTTATTTCTCATTCTATCTTATATACCTATAAATAAGTGTTGGTGGGTGGAATGCTGGGTATAGGCATCTGCAATTTATACATAACCCATCTGAGGGAGTGGGCTACTAATAAGCCTACAGAGCATCGGGTGGGCTCACTACACAACCATGTTAATTggttggggcagagggggctCACTTTCATGTAATTCGTTTATCAAGGAGCCCAGTGTCAGTGTTGAACTCAGGCCCCTTTCTGggtccccccccactcccccaacaATGGGACTGTCCCCAGTGCCTGCaaacagaagctgctgctgagtaAAATTTTATccagtaaagttttttttttttttttttttttttaagtagcagCACTATCTGTACTGGGATTAATGAGGTGGAGGGACGTCAGATTCCAAAATACATGAGGTGAATCTGttccccttctctcctctcccagaaAAGATGTAAAAGGACCTGAAGTTTGCTGGGCAGTCAAGTAAGATCCAGGCTCAAGCCTAGTTAGTGGGATACATTGCTAGGGTGTATGCTGGTCTCCGTTTATACAACAGGAGATGGGGAAGGACTGGCCAGGAAGACGTACAGAGTATAGGAAAGCAGAGGAATGCAAAGACCTGTTTGGTGCTGCTTGTGGAGGAGCTGGGAAAGAAAGGCTCTGAAAACCACTCACTTTAGAACAGTTTCTGCAGACTATGCATCTTCTGGGTTTTGGGAATGTTTGTGCTAACCAGGAGCGGTTTCTAACGGGATGTGCTCCCACTGCTTAGGTTCTACCGCACCTGGAGTCTAGATTCATCACAATGAAGGGCTGAGGAAGAGGACTGTTATGGTACAAGGAGAAGATGACACAATGAAACACATTCTGGATAGCACTGACAATTcccctgcaccttgtgtagttaTATACACTTTATCAGTCTGACTTGATAACACATTTTACACGCACTATGTATTTGTGTAAAGGGCTATACAACATGCACGGCAACAGCAAACAAACTAAAATCATCCTCTTTCTCCTAAACAGTGTGCACCACTTATAGTTGTTACTGAATAAGTGCAACAGAAATTGCTCTGCAAAGGATATCCTTTTGGAACTGTTATCAAGGGTAGAAGTCTAAAAGAGCAAGGACACAACTGTTTTAGGATCTTAGGAAGTGTCCTGTGCACCGGTATGATTAGAGGTTGAGGCAGGTCTGGACTAAGCTTGGAGCAGTACTTTGCACAAGACGACACTGGGCAAAGGGTTCTGCACATGCAAGATCCTCCTGTTGGCAGGATCTGGGCCAAGTACTCCCCATTACAGAGTATCAGCAACACTTGTGGCCATGGGGAAGTTCCCACTGTTGCATGACTATCCTTCCTGCATTGTCTCTCCTAAATACAGTTGCTGGAGAATCAATAGGAGGAATATATCTATACTTGAAGGAAAGCTAGCACAAAGTAccccttctttcctttccctAACCTCCTACTCACAAGATAGTTAAATGGAGAGGCCGCAGAAATCTTAAATCAGAGGAGGATGCTGTTCTGACCCAACCCTTTGCCTACTGGTCCGTCTTACTCACTTCCAATGACAGGCACGTGCATCCCTTGAAGTGTCTCTGGTGCCCCATGGAAAAGTGGAGAAATTCTATTTAGAGGCTGTTCTGCTTTTGTCTTGCTCATCCCTCTTCTTTAATTTGGGGAAATTTATATGGAAACCACATAGCAGCTCCTTCAATGCTGACCCGCTGTTTTCTTCACACATTTAATCAGACTCATCGTGACATCACACTCAATTGCCATGGAAAGGATTATGGTTTCACAGAAGGCTGGGACCTTAGTGCTTATGTTGTGACTGAAAACAGATGCTGCAGACTGTTTGCAAACCTTAGATTAATGTGCAGCTGCCATGCTGTTCTTTCCTCACTATGCATGCAACACTGGCTCAGCAGGGCAAAAACAGGCCCCATGCAAAGGCAGTCAGTCAGTTTCAAGGGGGTCTGCACAGGGGCCTGTGAGCTTGCTTGCTATGGGGAGAAGGAAAAGTTTCACTTCATTTTACTTTTACTTGACCCTTATTTTCCCCTGATTGAAAGGGATACTGATCTTTTGGAGATGTCCTGTCCTCCACCCCTTAATTCCTGGATCTAGCATTATGAGGCTAGTGGTGACACTCTGCTGCAGCTACCATCCAACTCATACCTAATGTCACTGAAGACTGTAACACTGAGAGGCTAGCAGGTTTTATTCAGCTAGGACACCTTTCCCCTGAATGTTCTGACTAGGCTATGTTAACTTCTCCACTTGAGCAAACAACACAACATTAATGGAATAGTGAGAAGGTTTTAATATTGGGGGACCCACTGCAGTATTACAAAACTCATTGTATCTTCCTGTTAGACTGCAGCAAATATCCCATAATATGggcagtgaaaaagaaaaaagatgcaaGTCTGGCAAGGGAATGCTAGGATTCTTAACCCAGTGCCTTCCCTTGGGTACCCCAAATTGAGTAATGGGCTCTCCAGTCTCCATAGAATGAATTCCCACATCTCCAGCAAGGGGGCTATTTAGAAAGCATCAGTTTTCACAGGCTTAACAAGTTAGAATAATGCTATTAGAAATTATGGCAATCTTTTTGGTAGCATTATCCTACATGCAACCTGATAAGTCATCTCCCTGGGAAATCTGAAAAAACAACTTGTTAGTTCCTTGGAGACAATGCTGATGTGAAATTATAAAATAGAAATCTGGtagatttgtgtgtttaaaaaggaaaagcctGGTGAGGCTGGGCACATCCATCCATTCGTGTTAGCTCTGTCCATTATGTCTGCGGAAGGTATTCCCACCAGGTGGCTGGATCTGGATGGAGTCCAGGAGAGGCCTCAAAGCTTGTCCGAAGGGTCTGAGGTGGCCaggaaatttaagaaaaaaaaggacatttatagATCTCAAAGTGGTCATGCTACATATATACAAAGATTTCTCATGCACCCttgaaatacagccacctctgaaATAGAATGAGATGGCCTTTATAAAGGTCACTTCATAAAGTCCTGTTCTTCAGCGACTTACTTTATATGGTTTAATTTAACCAGTTAAATAAAACTTGCTACAGCAGCAACTTTAAATGTTTGTTCAAACTCTAGTTTTCATGAGCCAGTTCCTTGAATCCTAACATAAGGTAGTGTCAAGATAGCTGTACCCTATCTGATACTAACATTTAGTAATGTATCTAGTTACCTGAAGTGATCAGAATATGATTTTGCAAAGCAGTTTTCCATTAAGTGTCAAACATCATTAAATAGTGGAGTAGTAGCTATCCAACTGAAACTCCTAAGAGAAAGTTAGGGAGGCAGAATGTCAAATTTGAGCTAAATTCAAACTTGGCCAGAAACATAGTGTCTATCGTCAGTAACCTTGGAAAAAGGGCCATGGGATCTCTAATGGTCACAAGTGTCCAAACCTTAGTTTAgtatctcatctgaaagatggcaTCTCTGGCAGCAGAACCACCACTAGCACTTCTATGCAACTCTGGATCAGTATTCACTGAATAATTCCTACTGAGTCCTGCAGTATCTGAGTTTTCCTTGAAGGTTGCCTATTCAAGTATACACTAGCTCTGAAAATATTTCTACCAACTGACCTTGCGTGTCATAGTCCGGTAGAATGCTGTTTGTGGTAAGAGGAGAACTGGATGGTACAGCTCTCCTTACTGACTCAACGGAAAGTGCATACCAAAGGAGGTTGAGCTAGCCTCTGAGGCAGTGAGATCTACAAATCTCAGTTGTGATGAGAAGGGATGTTATAGAACTTTCACCTATTTCCTCCCTTCTGCatcctctcctcccatccagcccctgctTTTAAGCATCTCAAAAGCAACTTCAAAGCTTTACCTCCATAGGGCAACCTGGCAAGCCTCAACACAGTGATGGCCCTCTGGGGCAGGAAAGGTGACTCATTAGCGATGCCCACACCCTGCCCTGAGATGAAGACATTGcttattttaatttcaaagagGTACTAGTATCCTTAGCCACTGGTCTTTATACAGCTCTCTGACCTCTTATATACATCTTGTCACGTGATTAAAAAAAAGCCATAGGGAGGCAGTTATTTTACATTCATTGATGATAGAAGAAAAGAATCTTCCACCCCTCCCTCATCATGACAGGGCCAGTCATGGTGTGGAGACTGTCATTGCATATAAAGGCCCAAATAAATGAAGTGGCAACCTCTTCCTGATCTCATGAGGTACAGCAGGTACCAGTCCCCATCTAGGGCTTAACAGATGTGGCAGCAAACATCCAGACATCAGCATGAAGCAACATAATACAGATAGAAACAGAGAAGATTGTACTCACGTGGAAAGGACTTCGGACGGAAGGTCAGTGATGTAGGAAGGGATTTTTCTTCCTGTGAGGAACTGCGCCACTTCGTTACTAAAGGTGTTGCAGTTATGTTCAAAGAGGTTATAAGACTCTCCTCTGTGCCCAAGAGAGGAGTTCAAGCAGAGAAGAGAGAGTCAGCAATAAATACCATAAGAAAAGGAACTCAAACCAATAATCAATTACATCAGCATCATTCATCCTAAAGGACCCTAACCTGATTTAGACAACACACACAAATCCGCTCTCTCTCCAAAACTCAGCTGTGTTGGGGGTGGAACGTGGCAGCCATTCTGCATTACTGACACTACACAACAGCCTTCTGGAGGAGAAATGAGTACCAACTTCTTCACTTGAAATTACAGAAAAAATAGTAGATGCAAGTAATTACTGAGGCTGGAATTTCACTGGGACACTAAGTATTATTGTTAATTTGCTTTTGTGAGAAGTGCCCTTGGTTTTCTAATGAACACAGGAAATCAGAATCTTGGTTTTACATATCATCTGAAAGACGGGACAGTGTTTCAATACTGGCTCTCATGGTAAAGTGCCCCTATTGAACGAACACTATTTCCTCCATCATGTAGGTCTTCCAAAAAGGTCTCTCATCAGATACGTACCAGGCAAAACCCTGTTTTCTGTCAGTATTCAATGTGGGCTCAAGATCCAGTGTTGCGGGCATCCTGACAGAATTCTTTTCCAGTCTTGATCAAGACCTGGGTCTACCCAAGTGTTACATAGCTTGCAGTTGATCATGTGCCAGTTTAGCCCCATTATTACTTATTATCTGGTTAGTACTAAACAGCATACTAGGGGCAGATGAAGCTTTGTGTTAGTGAGACAGGCCCTGGGGCCCCCACCCCAATTTTCTTATTTTTGGCaaagaaatgttaaaaatcaaataaaagctATAACTCACCGGAACATGGATTCTCCCAGTGAGGACAAGTATTCCAGGAAAATTTCTTCTGTAACTTCCGTGCTCCCCAGGTCTACAACTGAGTCAGGGGGCCCAAGCAACGTCCCTCCCTGTGAAATGCACAAGCAAAAGAAGATGCTAAATGGACAGAATGGATTCTGATGGAGCACTCCAATGGGTGGGGATTCCTGTAGTCCAGAATGCTGCTGACATAAACAAACTATCATGGTTTGCCCAGGAGCAGGGAAAGGGGCTTACAGTATCAGATTCAGAGCAAACTATTCTGTCCTCAGCTCTTCCCAGTTAGAGAATGAGAGGAACAAGACACTTCATGTGGCTTATTTTGCAACTTGCTGCTGTGTTCTCCATGCTGTTCCAGAACTGTGTGGCAGACCTGTGTTTTAAAGTGCTTTCAGAGGGTGAACTTTGGGCCAAATGTAGAGGATATCAAGGTAGTCAATGTGTGTGCATTTTAAATACTGTGAATCACCAATGTCAAACTATAAAATTCGTCCATTTAGTGCCAACCGAGGCAGCCAAGGGGTGGCTGAGCTGCAGGAGCTTCTTTCTTTTCAGAATGCTGAGCACAGGAAGCCCCATAGTTTGTTTTGAACTCTGGCTGATGTAAACCTTAACTTGTGGTTGGGACCAAACCTGTTGTGCAGGGTCCCTTTTCCCCAGCTGACCAGCCATCCTGACCCTTAGCACCTCACCTGGCTGAATCTTGCAATCTCTTAAGACTAAATACACTTATATACTTTTCCTAAAGGGCAAACACAGGACACTCCTGATTAGAGAAATTAATTATCATCAAGAAACCAATATGGAAAGAGAAAAGAGTAGAACTAGGAAAAAGTCCCAAGATAGCAGAACTTACAGGTGCACAGCTGGAAATCCCATCACTGCCATAGAAGAACTCATCCTTATGGACAATTATGGAGGTGTGCCTGTTGAGGGAGAGCAAGGAGACATGAAAGGGAAGCCAtatgaaagaggaggaggaaatgttTAAGCCAGCATATAAACCACTCATATGAGTGGATGAAAGACAGGCAACATGTACTACAGTTCTAAAGATATTATTGAGGCAAATAACTTAAAGTCAAGAAAAGATTGAGACCTTTCTATGAGTAGGAATGTCGTCTGCTAGGACACTAACCAAAAGAAAAATGGTCATACTGGTTATCAAGCCTCATGCTACACTGCAGGTGGGAGCGAATGGCTCAGCCAGGATCACCATGATACGTAAGACACAGGAAAAGGTGGGAGAACCACTCCCAACAGCTTTCCTTTTCCAGCCATATGCACTGAAGGACAAAACTTCTCTCATGGGCAGTTAGAAACCTGGGAAAGTTTGGGGCATGAATTCACCATATGGACAATGGCTGGATGACTGGGACTGGAAAAGAGTTGAACAGTGAGTGGGATAGTTGGATGAGGGAGGACAGGGTAGTTGACTGGTGAGGGAGGATGGAAGACATTGGCCAAAGGGCCCGTAATCCTGGATGGAGACTTTGGTGAGTTGGGCATGATGGTGCTTTATCTATTGGAGAACATATTTTTCTAACAAAATGTACATATAGCTACTAAGTAACCATATGGTGTTATTTTTATAACCTTTGTCTGCAATTCTCCTATTTTCACCTGCTCTTGGTGCTCTCATGTTAAGTCATGTCTACAATCAGAAGCTAAGTTGTTTGGGATAGAGACGGTATCCTGTGTTTGAAAAATGACCAGTACATTTTCGATGCTACTGCAATAAAATATGTAATAATAAATTATTGTTGGTATTGAGGTCCATTGACAAGAACTGAAAGGAGATTTGCACAGTGCCTAATTCAATGCTATCAATCTTCCTTCTAGTAACTCTAAGACCACTCAGAAAGTACTTCAATCTCTGTTCAGTACCAATGTGTTCCTTTAgatctaaaatatttataatgtcATACTGGAAATGCTACCCAATGTCTAACACACATTTATGCAAGTTAAATCTAGTCACTTACCAGATCCCATCCAGCTGTTTCCCTGTATgtagagagaaggagagagtCATCGGCAACTTCCTTTACACAGTTCAGTCTACTTGCTGTCACTCACCTATGCATCTCTCACCTATTACCACATCTTGCCTTAACCCCAAGCTGCAAACTTAATGCCAAAGGTGTATctttctaaagcagtggttctcaacacaGCGTACATGTACCCCTGCGGATACacacaggtcttccagggggtacatcaactcatctagacgtTTGCCTaattttataacaggctacataaaaagcactagcaaagtcagtaaaagtaaaatttcatacagacaatgacttgtttatactgctctatatactatacacggaaatgtaagtacaatatttatatttcaattgatttattttataatgtggtaaaaatgggaaagtaaacactttcagtaatagtgtggctgtgacacttttatgtttgattttgtaagcaagtagtttaagtgaggtgaaacttatgggtacgcaagacaaatcagacttctgaaaggggtacagtagtctggaaaggttgagagccattgttctaaagcagggattggcaacctctggcacatggcccaCCAGAGTAAGTCCCCTGGCGGGCcggggctagtttgtttacctgccgcacccacaggtttggccgactgcagctcccactggccacaattCCCCATTtcaggccaaagggggctgcgGGATGCGGCTGCCAGCACATGCCTCatcctgcaccacttcccgcagcccctattggcctgaaacggggaaccgcggccagtgggaactgcgatcagccgaacctgcagatgcggcaggtaaacaaaccagcccagcccgccaggaggcttatcctggcaggccgcatgccaaaggttgccacgCTATCTGCACTGGTGACTTAATTTCTCTGTTTACTTGCATAAGGAATTGGTAGTGCTAGACTTCTCTGCCAACATACATCATCCTAACCCTGAATGGACCCACTTCTAGGGGAAAGAAGAGAGCACCATTTCAGTGGCCCAGTCAGTGCTTGGCCTCTAAGTTTAACAACAAAGATGCTCAGTCAGTACCAGGTATACTACTAATACCAATTTtacatagtccattatacagcCATCATATAATAATGAATTTCCTTTTCAGTCACTACTGATAAACAGCCAGATTGGAACTGGTGACCTAGAAGTGACAGCTCTGTAGCTCATTCTCAGTATCtcttcttaaaaataaagtatgGGACTGAAATTTAAATAGGCTTTAAAATTATAACCTACCAAATCTGTTGTTTTTAATCTACCACCTTATCCATTTTGTGACTTCAGCCAGCAGCAACAGTTAAAGACTTGTTGCAAAGATCACTGAATTCAAAAGATGAAACGAAAAAAGCCACTTTGGTTTCAGCTTATTTAGAAACATGGAAATCTGCCTTATGACACTAAACTAATTAGAAAGTGACTAAAAAAACAATACATGGAAATTGACTTGAATCTGTGTAAGAGAATTGGAGAATGGACAATGGAGAATTATACATACAGTGTCTATTCTCAtgtgtttgtacatcacctaACATAATTGGACCCCTATATGCAgtattagaataaaaataataatttatttgaaaGAGAACCCAATAGTGTCTCCCTTGCAAAGATAACCtgtagggctttttaaaaacaggattagGGCAGATTAAAAAGTTtcaaatatttacatcttgaaacTAAATGTGAAAATAGCTTCCTTCATTAATGATGTCAAGAATATAGTTCAGAATTCAGTGTTTTCTCTGGCAACAGGTGATGACTCTGTCTAAGCAGTACAGATAAAATAAACTTCAGATGCTAGTTTATAGAGACAGAATCCTGGCAGCAGATTGGAGAGGAAGGAACTAGTTTTCTAAAATTTGATTTTCTATGGTAATTCTCTCTAAAAATATATTCTATTAAACAGGGAGGATGTCAAGATAAATTGTTTTAAAGCATTCCTTTACGTGTGCGAACGCCTAAGATTCCTAAAttggaaatgtttttaaaatcaaggtcTCTTCACTATttctgctgttagtttttgtacTTCATTCATCCTAGACAGTGAAGCTCTACTGGACAGTTCCACTTACTGATTATAATTTGTTAGTAAAGAGAAGTTGTTCTTGGATTCCCAATACTGTAGGGGAATATCAACATAAGATCAAGACATTTTAAGTTGCTTTTTACAAAATTTACTAAAATTTAGGACTAAGGTATTT contains:
- the DESI1 gene encoding LOW QUALITY PROTEIN: desumoylating isopeptidase 1 (The sequence of the model RefSeq protein was modified relative to this genomic sequence to represent the inferred CDS: deleted 2 bases in 1 codon) yields the protein MAVAHAQREHSPFRPLCHLTVGAAAAAVDPEVAGPPGSPSTRSPARRPPGKEPPSPSQGLSPPPPGPRPPMEPPPTLHAVKLYVYDLSKGMARRLSPLMLGKQLDGIWHTSIIVHKDEFFYGSDGISSCAPGGTLLGPPDSVVDLGSTEVTEEIFLEYLSSLGESMFRGESYNLFEHNCNTFSNEVAQFLTGRKIPSYITDLPSEVLSTPFGQALRPLLDSIQIQPPGGNTFRRHNGQS